DNA sequence from the Kazachstania africana CBS 2517 chromosome 4, complete genome genome:
GGATAGGAGCTGGATCATGGTACTTCCAAAGGCGATATTGCGCCAGACATTAAATGCAGCTTTCGTTTCCAAAGCCAGGAGAGCTGCTTCGAtccttttttattataaacCAGTCGGATTTACGAGAAATATACACAGGACTGCATCGAACAAGCTTGAGTAcgatgaagaaaaacatATTTTAGATGAGCTGAGAAGCAAGATGTCCGCAGAAGATAGAGAAACGTCAAGAAAACTCAGAAATATAGGTATATCAGCGCATATCGACTCAGGTAAAACCACATTCACCGAACGTGTTCTATACTATACAGGTAGAATTAAAGCTATACACGAGGTCAGAGGCCGTGATAGTGTTGGTGCGAAAATGGACTCAATGGATCTGGAGAGAGAAAAGGGTATTACAATCCAATCAGCAGCAACGTATTGTTCGTGGTTGAAAAATAACGAAAACCATCACttcaatttgattgatACACCTGGGCATATAGACTTTACGATAGAGGTTGAACGTGCATTGCGAGTCTTGGATGGTGCTGTACTTGTTGTATGCGCCGTTTCTGGTGTGCAATCACAAACTGTCACAGTAGATAATCAAATGCGTCGGTATAATGTTCCTAGAATTAcattcatcaataaaatgGACAGAATGGGGGCCGATCCCTTCCGTGCCATTGCACAACTAAATGCTAAATTGAAGGTACCTGCTGCTACACTACAGGTTCCTATTGGCAGTGAATCAAACTTTAAAGGTGTAATCGATATCATTAATAAAGTGGCTTTATATAACAGAGGAGTCAATGGTGAAACAATTGACACAGACACTATTCCTTACGAACTAAAAGCTTTAgtagaagaaaagagacAGGTGCTTATTGAAACCTTAGCTGATGTTGACGATGAAATGGCAGAGATTTTCCTGGAGGAAAAAGAACCATCAGTGGACGAAATTAAAGGTGCAATTCGCAGGGCTACGATAGCTAGAAAATTTACACCAGTTTTATTAGGATCTGCACTTGCTAATACAGGTATTCAACATGTATTAGATGCTATCATTGATTATTTACCTGATCCTTCTGAAGTTCTTAATACTGCCTTTGATGTAAGCAAGGAAGAAAGCAAGGTTAATCTAGTATCATCAAGTCACGAACCATTTGTTGGCTTGGCATTTAAATTAGAGGAAGGAAAATATGGTCAATTGACATATATTCGCGTTTATCAAGGAAGTTTGAAGAAGGGttcatttattaaaaatattcaaacgGGTAAAAAAGTCAAGGTTTCTAGGCTAGTCAGAATGCATTCCgaagaaatggaagatGTTGAGGAAGTTGGAGCTGGGGAAATATGCGCAACATTTGGAATTGATTGTGCTTCTGGAAACACTTTCACCGATGGCTCAATCGAATATTCTATGTCTTCAATGTACGTTCCAGATTCTGTGGTATCGCTTTCGATTAAACCGAAAAGTAAAGACCTAGCAAACTTCTCAAAGGCTTTAAACCGTTTCCAAAAAGAAGATCCTACTTTTAGGGCCAGGTATGATGAGGAATCTAAGGAAACAATTATTTCTGGTATGGGTGAATTacatttggaaatttatATCGAAAGAATGAAAAGAGAGTATAATGTCGAGTGCGAGACGGGAAAACCCCAAGTTTCATATAGGGAGTCTATTACGATACCAGCCGATTTTGACTACACGCACAAGAAGCAGTCTGGTGGTGCTGGTCAATTTGGTAGAGTTGCTGGAACTCTATCACCTGTTGCTTCAAAagttaatgaatttgaaactGCGATTGTCAGTGGTGCAATCCCTGAAAAGTTTCTTGCTGCCTGTAAGAAAGGTTTTGATGAGGCATGTGAGAAAGGACCTATTATTGGCCACAGGGTACTTGGTGTCAAAATGTTGATAAACGATGGTGCCATCCACTCAGTAGATTCGAATGaactttctttcaaaatagCCACAAAAACAGCCTATCGTAATGCATTCTTGAAGGCACAACCCGTTATTCTGGAGCCAATAATGAAAGTCTCAGTCACTGCACCAAACGAGTTCCAGGGAAATATTATCAGTCTTTTGAATAAGCTGCAAGCTGTGATTCAAGATACAGAAAACAATCATGATGATTTTACCTTGGAAGCTGAATGCCCCTTGGCATCAATGTTTGGTTTCGTTACATCTTTAAGAGCAGCCACACAAGGTAAAGGTGAGTTCTCCCTGGAGTTCAGTCACTATGCACCAACTTTACCCAACGTGCAGAGAGAGCTAATTGCTGATTTTAACAAAAGGCAAGAAAAcaagtaaaaaaatatacttAACTCCCGACCCTTCCTATTGTACATAATGACAGTCTGtatatattgatatttctaATAAATACCTTGTAGAtattaatgataatggTGTCTTTagaacaacaaaattttttcctgCTGCCTCAATGGAGGTAATCCTAGTTTGTGTAGATATCATCCGCCTTTATTCTATCCAACAAATTTTCGATTTTTGGTCCCCATTAAAGGTTGACCTCTTCTAGTCTTTTGGGTTAATTTCTGAGACCTTTTCTCACGTTCCAGCTGCTTCGCTTTAGccattttgatattttccaaCTGTTGTGCCCTTCGCTCTTCTGCCTCAACTCTCTTTGCCCTCTTCCTTTCTCTTATgatctctttcttttcatctatCTTCCTTTTACCTTCCAAAGTGTGCTGCTGCTTCAACTCTCTAACACTCAACTTAGTCTTAGATTCTGGCTTCTTATCTGGAATATCATATCCTTCTTCCTTCAAAGCCTTCAA
Encoded proteins:
- the MEF1 gene encoding Mef1p (similar to Saccharomyces cerevisiae MEF1 (YLR069C); ancestral locus Anc_8.18), yielding MVLPKAILRQTLNAAFVSKARRAASILFYYKPVGFTRNIHRTASNKLEYDEEKHILDELRSKMSAEDRETSRKLRNIGISAHIDSGKTTFTERVLYYTGRIKAIHEVRGRDSVGAKMDSMDLEREKGITIQSAATYCSWLKNNENHHFNLIDTPGHIDFTIEVERALRVLDGAVLVVCAVSGVQSQTVTVDNQMRRYNVPRITFINKMDRMGADPFRAIAQLNAKLKVPAATLQVPIGSESNFKGVIDIINKVALYNRGVNGETIDTDTIPYELKALVEEKRQVLIETLADVDDEMAEIFLEEKEPSVDEIKGAIRRATIARKFTPVLLGSALANTGIQHVLDAIIDYLPDPSEVLNTAFDVSKEESKVNLVSSSHEPFVGLAFKLEEGKYGQLTYIRVYQGSLKKGSFIKNIQTGKKVKVSRLVRMHSEEMEDVEEVGAGEICATFGIDCASGNTFTDGSIEYSMSSMYVPDSVVSLSIKPKSKDLANFSKALNRFQKEDPTFRARYDEESKETIISGMGELHLEIYIERMKREYNVECETGKPQVSYRESITIPADFDYTHKKQSGGAGQFGRVAGTLSPVASKVNEFETAIVSGAIPEKFLAACKKGFDEACEKGPIIGHRVLGVKMLINDGAIHSVDSNELSFKIATKTAYRNAFLKAQPVILEPIMKVSVTAPNEFQGNIISLLNKLQAVIQDTENNHDDFTLEAECPLASMFGFVTSLRAATQGKGEFSLEFSHYAPTLPNVQRELIADFNKRQENK
- the FYV7 gene encoding Fyv7p (similar to Saccharomyces cerevisiae FYV7 (YLR068W); ancestral locus Anc_8.19); this translates as MLKILKNLKLISRIHACLRSDEWKGNLVKMATAKQQHNRKKFTKEYKVKEIQKSITKKTRLRKNYLKALKEEGYDIPDKKPESKTKLSVRELKQQHTLEGKRKIDEKKEIIRERKRAKRVEAEERRAQQLENIKMAKAKQLEREKRSQKLTQKTRRGQPLMGTKNRKFVG